A portion of the Vicia villosa cultivar HV-30 ecotype Madison, WI unplaced genomic scaffold, Vvil1.0 ctg.000141F_1_1_1, whole genome shotgun sequence genome contains these proteins:
- the LOC131624586 gene encoding serine carboxypeptidase-like 45, which translates to MISLIHSCSLIATIIIVVTTQIIVGVNSFLESDKISSLPQQPKVEFQQYAGYITVDEVQKRSLFYYFVEAEVEPASKPVVLWLNGGPGCSSVGVGAFVEHGPFKPTQNGLIKNDYSWNKEANMLYLESPVGVGFSYSANESFYDYVNDEMTAKDNLVFLQHWFTKFQEYKNNDFFITGESYAGHYAPQLAQLILRSKSKSKSKINLKGIAIGNPLLETNTDFNSRAEFIWSHGLISDATYESFTKICNYSQIRREYQNGALTPICARVNRLVSMELSRYVDPYDVTLDICLPSEKQQAYRLTQLQEGDKIDVCVEDETITYLNRKEVQEALHAKLVGIITTWFTCSEALKYDMRNLEIPTISILGTLVKSGVRVLVFSGDQDSVIPLTGTRSLVNGLAKDIGLNTTESYRAWFNERQIGGWTQVYGSNILSFATIRGAAHEAPFSQPGRSLVLFKAFLEGKSLPTIV; encoded by the exons ATGATATCTCTGATTCATTCATGTTCTTTGATTGCAACAATAATAATTGTTGTTACAACACAAATCATTGTAGGAGTAAATTCCTTTTTAGAATCTGATAAGATAAGCAGTTTACCTCAGCAGCCAAAAGTGGAATTCCAGCAATATGCTGGTTATATTACAGTTGATGAAGTGCAGAAAAGATCTTTGTTTTACTACTTTGTTGAAGCAGAAGTTGAACCGGCTTCTAAACCAGTTGTGCTTTGGTTAAATGGAG GGCCTGGCTGTTCTTCTGTTGGAGTTGGTGCTTTTGTGGAGCATGGACCATTCAAACCAACTCAAAATGGTCTTATTAAAAATGATTACAGTTGGAACAAAG AGGCAAATATGCTGTACTTGGAATCACCTGTTGGTGTTGGTTTCTCATATTCTGCCAATGAATCATTCTATGACTATGTCAATGATGAAATGACAG CAAAGGATAACCTTGTCTTTCTACAACATTGGTTCACTAAATTTCAAGAGTACAAAAATAATGATTTCTTTATCACTGGCGAGAGCTATGCAG GTCACTATGCACCTCAACTTGCACAACTCATTCTTCGAAGCAAAAGTAAAAGCAAAAGCAAAATCAATCTCAAGGGAATAGCA ATAGGGAATCCTCTTCTTGAAACCAACACAGATTTCAACTCGAGAGCTGAGTTTATCTGGTCTCATGGACTAATATCAGATGCAACCTATGAATCCTTCACAAAAATATGCAACTATTCCCAAATTAGAAGAGAATATCAAAATGGAGCACTTACTCCCATTTGTGCAAGAGTGAATAGGCTAGTCTCAATGGAG TTAAGTAGATATGTTGATCCGTACGATGTTACTCTTGATATCTGTCTGCCATCTGAAAAACAACAGGCATATAGGCTAACTCAACTG CAAGAGGGAGATAAGATAGATGTTTGTGTGGAAGATGAAACAATCACATACTTGAATAGAAAAGAAGTTCAAGAAGCTCTCCATGCTAAGCTTGTAGGGATCATCACCACATGGTTTACTTGTAGTGA AGCTCTCAAATATGACATGCGAAATCTAGAGATCCCAACTATATCAATTCTAGGGACACTGGTTAAATCAGGTGTAAGAGTTCTAGTATTCAG TGGAGATCAAGATTCAGTTATACCTTTAACCGGAACGCGTTCTTTAGTGAATGGATTAGCCAAGGACATTGGGTTGAACACAACAGAGTCCTATAGAGCTTGGTTTAATGAAAGACAGATTGGTGGATGGACACAAGTATATGGTAGTAACATTTTATCATTTGCAACCATAAGAGGAGCAGCTCATGAGGCTCCATTTTCACAACCAGGGAGATCATTGGTGTTGTTTAAGGCATTTTTGGAAGGAAAGTCACTTCCAACTATTGTCTGA